A DNA window from Patagioenas fasciata isolate bPatFas1 chromosome 1, bPatFas1.hap1, whole genome shotgun sequence contains the following coding sequences:
- the IL15RA gene encoding interleukin-15 receptor subunit alpha isoform X2: MARPLLPLLCATVVLLLPWTAADTVPPRCSRPKDVANAHIDVGNNVLLNTRLRYTCNPGYKRKAGTSSLIQCILREGSSEPDWTHTTLQCIRDPALPLQTPSPELPTAPDTKTTTQKAGTTDASPTSSPYLSPLPPATHGSSPETSTLLEMPTPLETSAPGEGTTPLFTAPPDHAADQAASPGEKTPPQGWFQPAKALLVFQYIFPFFSTLFLMRVPPASTPFPGFAAKNLHFSLLFQFPSRPWPIPLGSHCWWLSESCPVAAGG; the protein is encoded by the exons TGCCACCGCGATGCAGCCGCCCCAAAGATGTGGCCAACGCTCACATTGACGTGGGCAACAACGTGCTGCTCAACACCCGCCTGCGCTACACCTGCAACCCCGGCTACAAGCGCAAAGCCGGTACCTCCAGCCTCATCCAGTGCATCCTCCGTGAGGGTTCCAGCGAGCCCGACTGGACCCACACCACTCTCCAGTGCATCC GGGACCCGGCTCTACCTCTGCAAACCCCCAGCCCTGAGCTGCCGACGGCACCGGACACCAAGACAACGACGCAGAAGG CAGGAACCACCGATGCCAGCCCGACCTCCAGCCCCTACCTGTCACCGCTGCCACCAGCAACTCATGGGTCATCACCGGAGACATCGACGCTGTTGGAGATGCCCACGCCACTGGAGACATCCGCACCAGGAGAGGGGACAACCCCGCTGTTCACCGCCCCTCCGGACCACGCCGCAGATCAGGCTGCCTCTCCGGGGGAGAAAACCCCCCCACAGGGCTGGTTTCAACCTGCAAAGGCTCTTTTAGTTTTCCAAtacatttttcccttcttttcaacCCTATTTTTAATGAGGGTCCCCCCAGCATCCACCCCCTTTCCTGGCTTTGCAGCTAAAAATCtccatttctctcttcttttccagTTTCCATCCAGACCCTGGCCTATTCCATTG GGCTCCCATTGCTGGTGGTTGTCGGAGTCGTGTCCTGTTGCTGCTGGAGGATGA
- the IL15RA gene encoding interleukin-15 receptor subunit alpha isoform X1, producing MARPLLPLLCATVVLLLPWTAADTVPPRCSRPKDVANAHIDVGNNVLLNTRLRYTCNPGYKRKAGTSSLIQCILREGSSEPDWTHTTLQCIRDPALPLQTPSPELPTAPDTKTTTQKAGTTDASPTSSPYLSPLPPATHGSSPETSTLLEMPTPLETSAPGEGTTPLFTAPPDHAADQAASPGEKTPPQGWFQPAKALLVFQYIFPFFSTLFLMRVPPASTPFPGFAAKNLHFSLLFQFPSRPWPIPLVSWAKKPLILASSGLFSL from the exons TGCCACCGCGATGCAGCCGCCCCAAAGATGTGGCCAACGCTCACATTGACGTGGGCAACAACGTGCTGCTCAACACCCGCCTGCGCTACACCTGCAACCCCGGCTACAAGCGCAAAGCCGGTACCTCCAGCCTCATCCAGTGCATCCTCCGTGAGGGTTCCAGCGAGCCCGACTGGACCCACACCACTCTCCAGTGCATCC GGGACCCGGCTCTACCTCTGCAAACCCCCAGCCCTGAGCTGCCGACGGCACCGGACACCAAGACAACGACGCAGAAGG CAGGAACCACCGATGCCAGCCCGACCTCCAGCCCCTACCTGTCACCGCTGCCACCAGCAACTCATGGGTCATCACCGGAGACATCGACGCTGTTGGAGATGCCCACGCCACTGGAGACATCCGCACCAGGAGAGGGGACAACCCCGCTGTTCACCGCCCCTCCGGACCACGCCGCAGATCAGGCTGCCTCTCCGGGGGAGAAAACCCCCCCACAGGGCTGGTTTCAACCTGCAAAGGCTCTTTTAGTTTTCCAAtacatttttcccttcttttcaacCCTATTTTTAATGAGGGTCCCCCCAGCATCCACCCCCTTTCCTGGCTTTGCAGCTAAAAATCtccatttctctcttcttttccagTTTCCATCCAGACCCTGGCCTATTCCATTGGTAAGctgggcaaaaaaaccccttattttGGCAAGTAGTGGcttattttctttataa
- the IL15RA gene encoding interleukin-15 receptor subunit alpha isoform X3: MARPLLPLLCATVVLLLPWTAADTVPPRCSRPKDVANAHIDVGNNVLLNTRLRYTCNPGYKRKAGTSSLIQCILREGSSEPDWTHTTLQCIRDPALPLQTPSPELPTAPDTKTTTQKGTTDASPTSSPYLSPLPPATHGSSPETSTLLEMPTPLETSAPGEGTTPLFTAPPDHAADQAASPGEKTPPQGWFQPAKALLVFQYIFPFFSTLFLMRVPPASTPFPGFAAKNLHFSLLFQFPSRPWPIPLVSWAKKPLILASSGLFSL; the protein is encoded by the exons TGCCACCGCGATGCAGCCGCCCCAAAGATGTGGCCAACGCTCACATTGACGTGGGCAACAACGTGCTGCTCAACACCCGCCTGCGCTACACCTGCAACCCCGGCTACAAGCGCAAAGCCGGTACCTCCAGCCTCATCCAGTGCATCCTCCGTGAGGGTTCCAGCGAGCCCGACTGGACCCACACCACTCTCCAGTGCATCC GGGACCCGGCTCTACCTCTGCAAACCCCCAGCCCTGAGCTGCCGACGGCACCGGACACCAAGACAACGACGCAGAAGG GAACCACCGATGCCAGCCCGACCTCCAGCCCCTACCTGTCACCGCTGCCACCAGCAACTCATGGGTCATCACCGGAGACATCGACGCTGTTGGAGATGCCCACGCCACTGGAGACATCCGCACCAGGAGAGGGGACAACCCCGCTGTTCACCGCCCCTCCGGACCACGCCGCAGATCAGGCTGCCTCTCCGGGGGAGAAAACCCCCCCACAGGGCTGGTTTCAACCTGCAAAGGCTCTTTTAGTTTTCCAAtacatttttcccttcttttcaacCCTATTTTTAATGAGGGTCCCCCCAGCATCCACCCCCTTTCCTGGCTTTGCAGCTAAAAATCtccatttctctcttcttttccagTTTCCATCCAGACCCTGGCCTATTCCATTGGTAAGctgggcaaaaaaaccccttattttGGCAAGTAGTGGcttattttctttataa